In one window of Calditrichota bacterium DNA:
- a CDS encoding GAF domain-containing protein, which yields MSERLPPVRVSSEFQGPIDENTASRQELLARYRSEHERLQMLLKITRTIANELKLDRLLKLVMDEVRDALQADRCTVFLIDEKRKELWSKVAHGIEPGEIRFPLEKGIAGYVATTGNVLNIPDCYKDSRFNPEIDRQTGYRTRSMLTFPMRNKKGEIIGVFQILNKLNGVFTREDEEMLDAISIIASSQIENAQLYEEQEKTFDSFVETLASTIDARDPLTAGHSRRIMLYADEIARLAGLTPDERKILRTSALLHDMGKIGVRESVLTKSSRLTREEYEHIKQHVVITRTILSKIHFTRDNQAIPQIASTHHEKLDGSGYPDGLKGDQIPVGGRILAIADVFDALTSFRHYRDRMDFTRVLDHLESGRGTKYDAFLIENFKKIPLYRLVDIMEDGRLNDLTPEESEILRRHSLKDLEAALKEKSGHQQECARIFERFYYRQNNRSQKEDLTMDQKEQIVLEAMKKSGKPVKTGEIAEMTGLGKDEVAKAIKMLKKEGEIISPKRCFYAPAKE from the coding sequence ATGTCTGAACGGCTCCCGCCAGTCCGGGTTTCCAGTGAATTTCAGGGGCCGATCGACGAGAATACCGCTTCCCGGCAGGAACTGCTGGCGCGCTACCGGAGCGAGCACGAGCGGCTTCAGATGCTGCTGAAAATCACGAGAACCATTGCCAACGAATTGAAATTGGATCGCCTGCTTAAGTTGGTCATGGATGAGGTTCGTGATGCCCTTCAGGCGGATCGCTGTACGGTTTTTTTAATCGATGAAAAACGAAAAGAATTGTGGTCGAAGGTGGCTCATGGAATTGAACCGGGCGAAATCCGGTTCCCTTTGGAAAAAGGCATTGCCGGCTATGTGGCCACGACGGGGAATGTTCTGAACATTCCCGATTGCTACAAGGATTCGCGTTTCAATCCGGAAATTGACCGGCAAACAGGTTACCGCACACGCAGCATGTTAACCTTCCCGATGCGGAATAAAAAGGGGGAAATTATCGGTGTTTTTCAAATCCTGAATAAATTGAACGGGGTGTTTACGCGGGAAGACGAAGAAATGCTGGATGCCATCTCAATTATTGCATCGTCCCAGATTGAGAACGCCCAGTTGTACGAAGAGCAGGAAAAAACATTCGACAGCTTTGTGGAAACCCTGGCATCCACAATTGATGCCCGGGATCCCCTCACGGCAGGTCATTCCCGGCGGATTATGCTTTATGCGGACGAGATTGCCCGGCTGGCGGGTTTAACCCCGGATGAGCGAAAAATTCTCCGCACCTCGGCTCTTCTGCACGATATGGGCAAAATCGGTGTTCGGGAGAGTGTTTTGACCAAAAGCTCCCGGCTAACCCGGGAGGAATACGAACATATCAAGCAGCACGTGGTGATTACGCGGACTATTTTAAGCAAAATCCATTTTACGCGGGACAATCAGGCCATTCCGCAAATTGCCTCCACCCATCACGAAAAGTTGGACGGCTCCGGTTATCCCGACGGTCTGAAAGGGGATCAGATCCCCGTTGGCGGCCGGATTCTGGCCATTGCCGATGTGTTCGATGCCCTGACCTCTTTTCGCCACTATCGGGACCGGATGGATTTTACCCGGGTTTTGGATCATCTGGAATCCGGCAGGGGAACAAAGTACGATGCCTTTCTCATTGAAAATTTTAAAAAGATTCCGTTGTACCGCCTGGTTGATATCATGGAGGACGGCCGCCTGAACGACCTGACGCCGGAGGAATCCGAAATCCTTCGCAGACACTCGTTGAAGGATCTGGAAGCCGCGCTAAAAGAAAAGTCGGGCCACCAACAGGAATGTGCCCGGATCTTTGAGAGATTTTATTATCGGCAAAATAATCGATCACAGAAGGAGGATCTGACCATGGATCAAAAAGAGCAAATTGTTCTGGAAGCGATGAAAAAATCCGGGAAACCCGTAAAAACCGGGGAGATTGCGGAGATGACAGGTTTGGGGAAGGACGAGGTTGCAAAGGCGATTAAGATGTTGAAGAAAGAAGGCGAGATCATTTCTCCGAAACGCTGTTTTTATGCACCGGCGAAAGAATAG
- a CDS encoding RidA family protein → MNRHIISTDQAPAAIGPYSQGVSAEGSFIFTAGQIPINPKTGELLSGDIQTQTRQVLENVKAVLKAAGAGLENVVKTTVFLLDMNDFAAMNEVYAQYFPQNPPARSAVQVARLPKDVKIEIECIAVV, encoded by the coding sequence ATGAACAGGCACATCATTTCAACCGATCAGGCTCCGGCGGCCATCGGCCCCTACAGCCAGGGCGTTTCAGCAGAAGGATCGTTCATCTTTACAGCCGGGCAAATTCCAATCAATCCGAAAACCGGAGAACTCCTTTCGGGTGATATCCAAACCCAAACGCGGCAGGTTTTGGAGAATGTAAAGGCCGTTCTGAAGGCTGCGGGTGCTGGACTGGAAAATGTGGTTAAAACCACCGTATTTCTGTTGGATATGAACGATTTTGCAGCGATGAATGAAGTTTATGCCCAATATTTTCCTCAAAATCCTCCGGCCCGGTCGGCTGTTCAGGTGGCCCGATTGCCCAAAGACGTCAAAATTGAAATCGAATGCATAGCGGTTGTGTGA
- a CDS encoding diacylglycerol kinase family lipid kinase — translation MAEQSDKRYFVILNPHSGRGKAAKLRPKIEETLRRKNLDFVLVETQGQGHAEKLAREAPPDFDVIVAAGGDGTANEVVNGLMKNPRPMGLIPTGSGNDFARAMAIPFQWQKAIDVLIQNQEKRIDVGWVNGRYFPNGFGVGFDALVVLESSKVTRLRGFLIYLYSVLKSIFFYSSPHLTIHLDNRHKIEGRIFMLTVGNGVSLGGGFLLTPNAQNNDGIFDVCVIHHLSKPQIFWHLPKVFWGGHVKIKPVEMLQAKELVVKSTGPVGGHVDGEIVEMDRQEFRVKIFPKALSVIGGSPGE, via the coding sequence ATGGCTGAGCAATCGGATAAACGCTACTTCGTTATTCTCAATCCTCACTCGGGACGGGGCAAAGCCGCGAAACTGCGGCCCAAAATCGAAGAGACCCTGCGCCGGAAAAATCTGGATTTTGTTCTTGTAGAAACCCAAGGGCAGGGGCATGCCGAAAAGCTGGCCCGGGAGGCTCCTCCGGACTTTGACGTGATTGTGGCGGCCGGGGGAGATGGCACGGCCAATGAGGTGGTGAACGGTCTCATGAAAAATCCACGCCCCATGGGGTTGATTCCCACGGGCTCCGGGAACGATTTTGCGCGGGCCATGGCCATCCCGTTTCAGTGGCAAAAGGCGATTGACGTTCTGATTCAAAATCAGGAAAAGCGAATTGACGTGGGTTGGGTGAACGGACGCTACTTCCCCAACGGATTTGGCGTGGGGTTCGACGCCCTTGTTGTTCTGGAAAGCTCAAAAGTCACCCGCCTGCGGGGATTTTTAATCTACCTCTATTCGGTTTTGAAAAGCATCTTCTTCTATTCCAGCCCCCATTTGACCATTCATCTGGACAATCGGCACAAAATTGAGGGACGTATTTTTATGCTGACCGTCGGGAACGGGGTTTCGCTGGGAGGCGGCTTTTTGCTGACCCCGAATGCCCAAAACAACGACGGAATTTTCGATGTTTGCGTGATCCACCACTTGAGTAAACCCCAGATTTTTTGGCATTTGCCAAAGGTTTTCTGGGGCGGGCACGTCAAAATCAAACCGGTTGAAATGCTGCAGGCCAAGGAACTCGTTGTGAAATCGACGGGGCCGGTGGGCGGGCATGTGGATGGTGAGATCGTTGAGATGGATCGTCAGGAATTCCGGGTGAAGATTTTTCCGAAAGCCCTTTCCGTGATCGGAGGAAGCCCCGGTGAGTAG
- a CDS encoding amidophosphoribosyltransferase — translation MESDKPREYCGIVGVYGAPAASELAYMGLYALQHRGQESAGIVSSNGENVFRHVGMGLVADVFPDRSVLKKLKGHIAIGHNRYSTTGSSQLLNSQPLLVNCKDGPLAIAHNGNLINYKALRRELEAQGSIFQTTMDSEVILHLTARSQKLTLPERLIEALQRVKGAFSLVFLTRNKLIVARDPHGIRPLALGKMRDVYIAASESCVMDLIGAEYIRDVAPGELLIIDKKGVQSYRIAPPIKPAHCIFEFVYFSRPDSRIFGEYVDKARRKMGKNLAMEHPVDADIVISVPDSSNTAAIGYSRRTGIKFEIGLIRNHYIGRTFIQPSQAMRNINVRIKFNPVGGVLKDRRVVIVEDSIVRGTTLKNLVKMIRRAGAREIHIRVSSPPIKYPCFYGMDFPTQEEVIASSQSLEDIRDYLEVDSLEYLSLEGLLASVPNSDKGYCTACFSGVYPIAREENGSKLSLDESLKTVEI, via the coding sequence ATCGAATCGGATAAACCGAGAGAATATTGCGGAATTGTGGGGGTGTATGGGGCGCCGGCCGCTTCGGAATTGGCCTATATGGGATTGTATGCTCTTCAGCATCGGGGGCAGGAGAGTGCCGGTATTGTTTCCTCGAACGGGGAAAATGTGTTTCGGCATGTGGGGATGGGACTGGTAGCAGACGTGTTCCCGGACCGGTCGGTTCTCAAAAAACTAAAAGGGCACATTGCCATTGGCCACAATCGCTATTCCACCACCGGATCCAGCCAGTTGCTCAACAGTCAGCCTCTGTTGGTAAATTGCAAGGATGGTCCGCTGGCCATTGCCCACAATGGAAATCTGATTAATTACAAGGCCCTTCGGAGAGAGCTGGAAGCCCAGGGCTCCATTTTTCAGACAACGATGGACAGCGAAGTGATTTTACATCTCACGGCGCGGTCGCAGAAACTGACATTGCCTGAGCGTCTTATTGAAGCCCTTCAGCGTGTGAAGGGTGCGTTTTCGCTTGTTTTTTTGACCCGAAATAAATTGATTGTGGCACGCGATCCCCACGGTATTCGCCCCCTGGCACTCGGGAAAATGAGGGATGTTTACATCGCCGCCTCGGAATCCTGCGTAATGGATTTGATTGGCGCCGAGTACATTCGGGATGTGGCGCCCGGGGAGCTGCTGATCATCGATAAAAAGGGCGTGCAGTCGTATCGGATTGCCCCCCCGATCAAACCGGCCCATTGTATTTTTGAATTTGTGTATTTTTCCCGGCCCGACAGCCGGATTTTTGGAGAGTATGTGGACAAGGCCCGGCGGAAAATGGGAAAAAATCTGGCCATGGAACATCCGGTTGATGCGGATATTGTGATCAGTGTTCCGGATTCCAGCAACACAGCGGCGATCGGATACTCCCGGCGGACGGGCATTAAATTTGAGATCGGCCTGATTCGGAATCATTACATTGGTCGTACGTTCATTCAGCCCAGTCAGGCCATGCGAAATATCAATGTGCGAATCAAATTCAATCCGGTAGGCGGCGTTCTAAAGGACCGGCGGGTTGTTATTGTGGAGGATTCCATTGTTCGGGGAACCACGCTGAAAAATCTGGTCAAAATGATTCGCAGGGCAGGGGCCCGGGAAATTCACATTCGCGTATCCTCGCCGCCAATTAAATATCCCTGTTTTTACGGAATGGATTTTCCCACTCAGGAAGAGGTCATTGCCTCCAGCCAATCCCTTGAAGATATTCGGGACTATCTGGAGGTTGACAGCCTGGAGTATTTATCATTGGAAGGCCTCCTGGCATCCGTTCCCAACAGCGATAAAGGGTATTGTACGGCCTGTTTCAGCGGTGTTTATCCCATCGCACGGGAAGAAAACGGAAGTAAACTCTCTCTGGATGAATCGTTAAAGACGGTTGAGATTTAA
- the ubiA gene encoding UbiA family prenyltransferase: MKSLAKPFDYIFILRPVLFYPVWTVFLAGALSVGMAPQGHGWPLFKLDAFHGAWGDLGWALLSYSLLMGTVFILNQLTDVGSDKRNSKLFLIADEHISAKAAVREGILILVLGLLAGLKTSGWFLGVWVLSLLILGVGYSLPPFLWKDHPIRGLVTNLLGGLLTFFAGWLSVGSPSVAMVFHALPYIFAVGSVYFLTTILDAKGDLHSHKITFAVRYGKQTTIRMAILFDSIALVLGFLTRDWIVFIPALLSYFLFVFLIFKNDNLWLNRITRLPILLLSLMVAVYFPIYFAGILGIFLVSKWYYHVRFGLNYPSLNPSYGEKEVL, encoded by the coding sequence ATGAAATCGTTGGCAAAACCGTTTGATTACATTTTTATTCTGAGACCCGTATTATTCTATCCGGTTTGGACGGTTTTTCTGGCGGGTGCACTTTCCGTTGGGATGGCGCCTCAGGGGCATGGCTGGCCTCTTTTCAAACTGGATGCTTTTCACGGGGCCTGGGGGGATCTTGGGTGGGCGTTGCTCAGTTATTCCCTGCTCATGGGAACCGTTTTTATTTTAAATCAATTAACGGATGTTGGTTCGGACAAGCGCAATTCCAAACTGTTTCTTATTGCAGATGAGCACATTTCCGCCAAGGCCGCCGTTCGGGAAGGCATCCTTATTTTGGTGCTGGGACTGCTGGCGGGTTTGAAAACCTCGGGATGGTTCCTTGGAGTGTGGGTGTTGTCGCTGCTCATTTTAGGAGTAGGCTACAGCCTGCCGCCCTTTTTGTGGAAAGACCATCCCATCAGAGGCCTTGTGACCAATTTACTGGGCGGCTTGCTCACATTTTTTGCCGGCTGGCTGAGCGTGGGATCCCCTTCGGTCGCCATGGTTTTTCATGCGCTGCCGTATATTTTTGCGGTGGGCTCCGTCTATTTTCTGACAACCATTTTGGATGCGAAAGGCGATCTGCATTCACATAAAATTACATTTGCCGTTCGATATGGAAAACAAACGACCATTCGAATGGCCATTTTATTCGACTCAATCGCCCTCGTTCTGGGATTTCTGACCCGCGACTGGATTGTTTTTATTCCGGCGCTTCTTTCATATTTTTTGTTTGTATTTTTGATCTTTAAAAACGATAATCTTTGGCTGAATCGAATAACCCGATTACCCATTTTGCTATTGAGCCTGATGGTGGCGGTTTATTTTCCAATTTATTTTGCCGGTATTCTGGGGATTTTTCTCGTTTCGAAATGGTATTATCACGTTCGGTTTGGTTTGAATTACCCTTCGCTGAATCCGTCCTATGGTGAGAAGGAGGTTTTATGA
- a CDS encoding 4Fe-4S dicluster domain-containing protein codes for MIRIKEDRCDFCGTCVSVCPVDCIELRETVIKIDEKTCTDCKLCVYVCPIETLEFVDE; via the coding sequence ATGATCAGGATCAAAGAAGATCGCTGTGATTTTTGTGGAACCTGCGTGTCTGTTTGTCCGGTGGATTGCATTGAATTGCGGGAAACAGTCATCAAAATAGATGAGAAAACCTGTACAGATTGCAAATTGTGCGTGTACGTTTGTCCCATTGAAACCCTGGAGTTTGTCGATGAGTGA
- a CDS encoding NAD(P)/FAD-dependent oxidoreductase, whose translation MSDHYDVIVIGAGPAGSMAAWHASLGGAKVLVLEKDRDIGLPVRCAEGVGAAGLQSLIEADPRWIANKIEGINLISPHGKRVHLANEDFGYVLNRKLFDNFLAEKASKAGAEILTKAYAEELLFDEKGDVNGVVFSRFGKRLSLRAKIVMGADGVESRVGRWAGIRTQLKLRDIETCVQFTMANVDVTPSDCDFYFSHERAPGGYIWVFPKGDGIANVGLGISGEYAQYQSPLRYLEDFVQEHFPKASVLTTTVGGVPVAPTNKQIVKNGFMLIGDAAHQANPISGGGIVPAMVAGKLAGQVAAEAVQTGDVSAAFLKKYERQWYKSEGNTHKITYRLKEAVYKLTDDDLNKTADSILSLPEGKRTIVAVFKKALYNKPSLILDALKVFKMSISEVFDPLS comes from the coding sequence ATGAGTGATCATTACGATGTCATTGTTATTGGTGCAGGGCCGGCCGGTTCAATGGCGGCCTGGCATGCCTCACTGGGCGGAGCAAAGGTATTGGTGCTGGAAAAGGACCGCGATATCGGCTTGCCGGTTCGCTGTGCCGAAGGAGTGGGAGCCGCCGGACTTCAGAGTCTTATTGAAGCCGACCCCCGGTGGATTGCGAATAAAATTGAGGGAATTAATCTGATTTCTCCACACGGAAAGCGGGTTCATCTGGCAAACGAGGATTTCGGGTATGTCCTGAACCGCAAATTGTTCGACAATTTTTTGGCGGAAAAGGCCTCGAAAGCAGGAGCCGAAATCTTAACCAAGGCTTATGCGGAAGAGCTTCTTTTTGATGAAAAGGGTGACGTGAACGGTGTTGTTTTTTCACGCTTCGGAAAACGCCTGTCCCTGCGGGCAAAAATTGTTATGGGGGCCGACGGGGTGGAGTCCCGTGTGGGGCGCTGGGCCGGTATCCGAACGCAATTAAAACTCAGGGATATTGAAACGTGCGTCCAGTTTACGATGGCCAATGTGGATGTAACGCCGAGCGATTGTGATTTTTACTTTTCTCACGAACGTGCGCCCGGAGGTTACATCTGGGTGTTTCCCAAGGGGGATGGAATTGCCAATGTCGGTCTCGGAATTTCCGGTGAATACGCACAATACCAATCGCCGCTGCGCTATCTGGAGGATTTCGTACAGGAACATTTCCCGAAAGCCTCCGTTTTAACAACAACCGTGGGCGGAGTCCCCGTTGCACCCACCAATAAGCAAATTGTAAAAAACGGCTTTATGTTGATCGGCGATGCCGCGCATCAGGCCAATCCCATTTCTGGCGGCGGCATTGTCCCGGCCATGGTTGCCGGAAAGCTGGCCGGACAGGTGGCGGCTGAGGCGGTTCAAACGGGAGATGTTTCCGCAGCGTTTCTCAAAAAATATGAGCGTCAGTGGTATAAATCCGAGGGCAACACACACAAAATCACCTATCGGCTAAAGGAGGCCGTTTATAAACTGACGGACGATGATTTAAACAAAACAGCCGATTCGATTCTTTCCCTTCCGGAAGGAAAGCGCACAATTGTGGCTGTCTTTAAAAAGGCGCTGTATAACAAGCCTTCACTTATCCTGGATGCATTGAAGGTTTTTAAGATGAGCATCAGTGAAGTCTTTGATCCGTTAAGCTAA
- the ftsY gene encoding signal recognition particle-docking protein FtsY, producing MALFGKLRSGLTRTRSGVLGRIKEAVTGKKSLDDDTLDDIEEILISSDIGVETVMELVERLRKQARVKRDYEPEEVQEMIRRELKSILFDQIPQASVDEEAFFHPTEKPFVILVVGVNGTGKTTTIGKLATRFREAGKSVVIAAADTFRAAASEQLGIWAERAGADLIRHQPGADPGAVVFDALNAALARKKDVLIVDTAGRLHTKVNLMEELKKIKRVMNKLLPEAPHETLLVLDATTGQNSIRQAEQFRQAVDVTGIVLTKLDGTAKGGVVLSIMKELGIPVKFVGLGEQIDDLAAFDLDRFIDAIFSENNQA from the coding sequence ATGGCACTATTCGGAAAACTTCGCTCCGGGTTAACCCGGACACGCTCGGGTGTTTTGGGGCGAATTAAAGAGGCGGTTACCGGAAAGAAATCGCTGGATGACGACACACTGGACGACATCGAGGAAATCCTCATTTCCAGTGATATCGGGGTGGAAACGGTGATGGAACTGGTGGAACGCCTTCGGAAACAGGCGCGGGTAAAGCGGGATTACGAGCCGGAAGAGGTTCAGGAGATGATCCGCCGGGAGCTGAAATCCATTTTGTTTGATCAAATTCCGCAGGCATCTGTTGATGAAGAGGCCTTTTTTCATCCCACGGAAAAACCCTTTGTGATTTTGGTGGTGGGGGTGAATGGAACAGGCAAAACCACAACCATCGGGAAACTGGCCACCCGCTTTCGGGAGGCCGGAAAGAGTGTGGTGATTGCCGCAGCAGACACGTTTCGGGCAGCCGCGTCCGAACAGTTGGGCATTTGGGCCGAACGTGCCGGTGCCGATCTGATCCGTCACCAGCCGGGTGCCGATCCGGGAGCCGTTGTGTTCGATGCACTCAATGCCGCCCTTGCCCGCAAAAAAGATGTGCTGATTGTGGATACGGCCGGTCGTCTGCACACCAAGGTTAATCTGATGGAAGAATTGAAAAAGATCAAACGGGTCATGAACAAGCTTCTTCCGGAGGCTCCCCATGAAACCCTCTTGGTGCTGGATGCGACAACCGGACAAAATAGTATCCGCCAGGCGGAGCAATTTCGCCAGGCTGTGGATGTCACCGGGATTGTGCTTACCAAACTGGATGGAACGGCCAAAGGAGGGGTGGTTTTAAGCATTATGAAGGAATTGGGAATTCCGGTAAAATTCGTAGGGTTGGGGGAGCAGATTGACGACCTGGCCGCGTTCGATCTGGATCGCTTTATCGATGCCATTTTTTCGGAGAACAATCAGGCGTGA
- the rimO gene encoding 30S ribosomal protein S12 methylthiotransferase RimO has translation MTRPRVFFINLGCPKNLVDSEILMGHLQARGAQIVEDAAEASDIVVNTCGFIEDAKRESIETILEAVQFKKTGNRRVFVTGCLSQRYKSDLQKEIPEVDGYFGARNIPQVADELSQQLGLKPLKSSCEERLVSTGLSYAYLKIAEGCDNTCSFCAIPLIRGGHVSRPEPEILQEARRLTEAGVQELVIVSQDTTYYGKDLHNGSSLVHLLRELSDIPTVRWLRLLYTYPDRISDDLIDLMAEREAICPYIDVPIQHISDGVLSRMRRGSRRSKIERLIDRLRTKIPEIAIRTSVMVGFPGETDADFQELLEFVEDVQFDHLGIFQFSREENTGSFDLPDQVPASVKRERFELLQSIQQEIALQKNQNFVGKTVDVLVDQFDLERKVYLGRTPWDAPEIDTQVVLQGDYVIGGISPVTIVSASEAELIGRAPETIEK, from the coding sequence GTGACTCGACCCCGTGTTTTTTTCATAAATTTGGGATGTCCCAAGAATTTGGTGGATTCCGAGATCCTGATGGGGCACCTTCAGGCACGAGGAGCCCAAATTGTGGAGGATGCAGCTGAAGCATCCGATATCGTGGTCAATACATGCGGGTTTATTGAAGATGCCAAACGGGAATCCATTGAAACGATTTTGGAAGCTGTTCAGTTTAAGAAAACAGGGAACAGGCGGGTTTTCGTAACGGGGTGTCTGTCTCAACGATACAAGTCGGACCTGCAGAAAGAAATTCCGGAGGTGGACGGATATTTCGGCGCGCGAAACATTCCGCAGGTAGCGGATGAACTTTCGCAGCAATTGGGATTGAAACCCCTGAAAAGCAGCTGTGAAGAGCGCCTGGTGAGTACCGGGCTCAGTTATGCCTATTTGAAGATTGCCGAAGGGTGCGATAATACGTGTAGTTTTTGCGCCATTCCGCTGATTCGCGGCGGGCATGTGAGCCGTCCCGAACCGGAAATCCTGCAAGAAGCCCGGCGGTTAACCGAAGCGGGAGTGCAGGAACTGGTAATCGTGTCGCAGGACACAACCTACTACGGCAAGGATTTGCATAACGGATCGTCTCTGGTTCATTTGCTCAGGGAGTTGTCCGACATTCCCACGGTCCGGTGGCTGCGGCTGCTTTACACCTATCCGGATCGGATTTCTGATGATTTGATTGATTTAATGGCAGAGCGGGAAGCTATTTGTCCGTACATCGACGTACCCATTCAGCACATTTCCGATGGGGTTTTGTCCAGGATGCGCCGGGGATCCCGGCGGTCAAAAATTGAGCGGTTGATTGACCGGCTCCGTACAAAGATCCCCGAAATAGCCATTCGAACCAGCGTGATGGTGGGGTTCCCCGGCGAGACCGACGCGGATTTTCAGGAGCTGCTGGAATTTGTTGAAGACGTTCAATTCGATCATCTGGGTATTTTTCAGTTCTCCCGTGAGGAGAATACGGGTTCCTTCGATTTACCGGATCAGGTACCTGCATCTGTTAAACGAGAACGGTTCGAGCTGCTCCAATCCATTCAGCAAGAAATTGCCCTGCAAAAAAACCAAAATTTTGTGGGAAAGACGGTAGATGTTCTGGTAGATCAATTTGATTTGGAGCGAAAAGTGTATCTGGGACGCACCCCATGGGATGCCCCGGAAATTGACACACAGGTGGTTTTGCAGGGGGATTACGTGATCGGAGGCATCTCCCCGGTTACGATTGTATCGGCGTCAGAAGCAGAACTCATCGGCCGGGCGCCGGAGACGATCGAAAAATAA
- a CDS encoding GWxTD domain-containing protein encodes MKRFFLRGIWVAFLIIGLGGTSAFAQPEFLYKQDAGVPVFYYDISNFAADSSGLSRMYITMQVSNDVLQFLKVDNGFEAEYEFSVVILDKDGNQVEGKSFRRKAFVQKYEETNSNQIYQYQHLQFDLNPGKYKVILALTDMDTKRASQRKEKVELRNFWKKKLSVSDVLFVDRKNIGAMSLPDLSPQVKESISDTTKRMFAYFELYSPGTFDAYQLSYSILNFRKKHLLDKSLLVPKTGWRTKVFLPIDIHNLAMARYRLLLDVKGGKKRQKIERIFQVRNFRVPMAITNLDEAIEQLQYIATKKELDKLRHAPKDKKQAYFEAFWKAKDPTPGTPTNELMDEYYRRVDFANQHFSGFREGWRTDMGMVYILFGPPNDVERQPFNVVANPYYETEIYAYQIWYYYDINRRFIFADHHGFGDYRLENPMAIYEPY; translated from the coding sequence ATGAAAAGGTTTTTTTTAAGAGGAATTTGGGTCGCTTTTCTGATCATAGGGTTGGGCGGGACGTCTGCATTTGCTCAGCCTGAATTCCTTTACAAGCAGGATGCCGGTGTGCCGGTATTCTATTACGATATTTCAAATTTTGCAGCCGACTCGTCCGGCTTGTCTCGAATGTACATCACCATGCAGGTTTCAAATGATGTCCTTCAATTTCTGAAAGTAGACAACGGCTTTGAGGCGGAGTACGAATTTTCGGTGGTTATTTTAGACAAAGATGGAAATCAGGTGGAGGGGAAAAGCTTTCGTCGAAAGGCGTTCGTTCAAAAATATGAGGAGACCAACTCCAACCAGATTTACCAGTACCAGCACCTGCAGTTTGATCTGAATCCCGGAAAATATAAGGTCATTCTTGCATTGACGGATATGGACACCAAACGGGCAAGTCAACGGAAGGAAAAGGTAGAATTAAGGAATTTCTGGAAAAAGAAGCTGTCCGTCAGTGATGTGCTGTTTGTGGATCGAAAGAATATAGGCGCCATGAGTCTTCCGGATTTGTCACCTCAGGTAAAGGAAAGCATCAGCGATACAACCAAACGGATGTTTGCCTATTTTGAACTTTATTCTCCCGGAACGTTCGATGCGTACCAATTGTCCTATTCTATCCTGAATTTTCGAAAAAAACATCTTCTGGATAAGTCTCTGCTTGTTCCCAAAACAGGCTGGCGAACCAAAGTATTTCTCCCAATCGATATTCATAATTTGGCCATGGCACGTTACCGCCTTTTATTGGATGTGAAGGGCGGCAAAAAACGGCAAAAAATTGAACGAATCTTTCAGGTACGGAATTTCCGGGTCCCGATGGCTATCACAAATCTGGATGAGGCTATTGAGCAGCTTCAATACATTGCGACCAAGAAGGAGCTGGATAAACTCCGCCATGCGCCAAAGGATAAAAAGCAGGCGTATTTTGAGGCCTTTTGGAAAGCCAAAGACCCCACACCGGGAACGCCCACAAATGAGCTGATGGACGAATACTACCGGCGGGTGGATTTTGCGAATCAGCATTTTTCGGGATTTCGTGAGGGCTGGCGGACCGATATGGGAATGGTCTACATCCTGTTTGGCCCCCCCAACGATGTGGAACGCCAGCCGTTCAATGTGGTGGCCAATCCCTATTATGAAACGGAGATTTACGCCTATCAAATCTGGTACTATTACGACATCAACCGACGGTTCATTTTTGCGGATCACCATGGCTTCGGAGACTATCGATTGGAAAACCCAATGGCGATTTACGAACCCTATTAA